The Planctomycetota bacterium genome has a window encoding:
- a CDS encoding SprT family zinc-dependent metalloprotease, which produces MQHPELTRLGIDVRVRRHARARRVSMQLSDDGLRVTLPRRAPLAAARQLIDQHLSWIVERRESQQQRDDDARHELGLTPGHVLLRGRPTSLDDLPKPSEPHLRKLARADIETALDHRHDVARRPWNRLTIRDQRTRWGSCSTRGTLSFNFRLVMAPPAVLDYLVVHELSHLDVPNHSRAFWQTVAANCPDYKEHEAWLNRFGGTLLRWKAPR; this is translated from the coding sequence GTGCAGCACCCTGAGCTCACGCGCCTGGGAATCGACGTTCGCGTCCGCCGCCACGCCCGCGCCCGGCGGGTCAGCATGCAGCTCAGCGACGACGGCCTTCGCGTGACGCTGCCGAGGCGGGCACCCCTCGCTGCCGCTCGTCAGCTGATCGACCAGCACCTCAGCTGGATCGTCGAGCGACGCGAGAGCCAGCAGCAACGTGACGACGACGCCCGACACGAGCTCGGCCTGACGCCCGGCCACGTCCTGCTCCGCGGCCGGCCAACCTCGCTCGACGACCTGCCAAAACCGAGCGAGCCTCACCTCCGCAAGCTCGCTCGCGCTGACATCGAAACCGCACTCGACCATCGACACGACGTCGCCAGGCGACCCTGGAACCGACTGACGATCCGCGACCAGCGGACCCGCTGGGGCAGCTGCTCAACCCGCGGCACGCTCTCGTTCAACTTCCGCCTCGTCATGGCCCCGCCGGCAGTGCTGGACTACCTCGTCGTCCACGAACTCTCACATCTCGACGTGCCCAACCACTCGCGGGCGTTCTGGCAGACCGTCGCCGCGAACTGCCCCGATTACAAGGAGCACGAAGCGTGGCTCAATCGCTTTGGGGGAACGCTGCTCCGTTGGAAGGCTCCGAGGTAA